The Neobacillus sp. PS3-34 genome has a window encoding:
- a CDS encoding amino acid ABC transporter permease, with translation MYYTIPLTLITFVLGLILAFFTAIARLSGNRPLVALAKFYVWIFRGTPLLVQIFILFYGFPSIGITLNPFPAAVIAFTLNKGAYSSEIIRAAILSIPKGQWEAAYSISMTKAQAMRRIILPQAVRVSLPPLGNSFISLVKDTSLAATITVTELFQKGQQIASVTYEPLWLYIEVAAIYLIFSTVLSFLQNKLEDRYDRSVAK, from the coding sequence TTGTACTATACAATCCCCTTAACATTGATTACGTTTGTCCTTGGGCTTATTCTGGCATTCTTCACTGCGATTGCCCGTCTCTCAGGGAATCGCCCGCTAGTGGCGCTGGCAAAATTCTATGTGTGGATTTTCCGCGGGACTCCGCTATTGGTTCAGATTTTTATTCTATTCTACGGGTTTCCTAGTATCGGGATCACCTTGAATCCGTTCCCGGCAGCTGTTATTGCCTTTACCTTGAATAAAGGGGCTTACAGCTCGGAAATCATCCGGGCAGCCATTCTTTCCATACCAAAAGGGCAGTGGGAAGCCGCTTATTCAATAAGCATGACAAAAGCACAGGCAATGAGGAGAATTATTTTGCCACAGGCGGTACGGGTCTCACTTCCGCCGCTGGGGAATTCATTTATCAGCCTTGTGAAGGATACCTCACTTGCCGCAACCATTACGGTGACGGAATTGTTTCAAAAAGGCCAGCAAATCGCATCTGTTACGTATGAACCGCTGTGGCTCTATATAGAAGTTGCCGCAATATATTTAATCTTCAGCACAGTGCTTTCATTTTTACAGAATAAGCTTGAGGATCGTTATGATCGCAGTGTAGCGAAATAA
- a CDS encoding OsmC family protein — protein MITLAAMLSNRKIGVAGLEVVSEGVVEKVEGKLRFKQIIHKPIISISADSEITAEKLEELAVRAEKACFISNTLRNSIEFSVEAKVNKI, from the coding sequence ATGATCACGTTAGCTGCGATGTTAAGCAACCGAAAGATTGGGGTTGCTGGCTTAGAGGTTGTGTCAGAAGGTGTTGTAGAAAAGGTAGAAGGCAAACTGCGTTTCAAACAAATCATCCATAAACCGATCATTTCGATTAGTGCAGATTCTGAAATTACTGCAGAAAAGCTAGAAGAGCTGGCAGTCAGGGCAGAAAAAGCATGCTTTATTTCGAATACATTAAGAAACAGCATTGAATTTTCAGTTGAGGCGAAGGTGAATAAGATATAA
- a CDS encoding VOC family protein yields the protein MQNEKQKVHPFLMFFGTAEEAMDYYTSIFDDSEIISISRNGANGEGEEGKVLHATFSIKGQEIKCIDSSIKHDFTFTPAISLYVSCDTEEEITHVYEQLSQDGSVLMPLSVYPFSNKFCWVMDKYGVSWQLDLPNS from the coding sequence TTGCAAAATGAAAAGCAAAAGGTTCATCCTTTTTTAATGTTTTTTGGGACAGCTGAAGAGGCAATGGATTATTACACGTCTATCTTTGACGACTCAGAAATTATTAGTATTTCTCGCAATGGAGCGAATGGAGAGGGTGAAGAGGGAAAAGTATTACATGCTACTTTTTCTATAAAAGGGCAAGAGATTAAATGTATTGATAGCAGCATAAAGCATGATTTTACATTTACCCCTGCAATATCTTTATATGTATCCTGTGATACTGAAGAAGAAATTACTCACGTATACGAGCAGTTGTCCCAGGATGGCAGTGTACTCATGCCGTTGTCTGTATATCCATTTAGCAATAAGTTTTGCTGGGTTATGGATAAGTATGGGGTTTCATGGCAACTAGATCTTCCAAATAGCTAA
- a CDS encoding MATE family efflux transporter, with product MYQTFTMKEKIKQIFVLLIPILITQLGMFSMVFFNTIMSGKYSSSDLAGVAIGSSIWNPIFTGLSGILMAVSPIAAQRIGEKKNKEVASVVTHGIYLAFFIAFFVILIGFFFLDPILETMNLPPSVQQTAHDYLTGLSFGIIPLFIYNVLRSFIYALGKTRVVMVILLCSLPVNFFLNYVLINGHWGFPELGGAGAGYATSVTYWVIAGITAYIIKTSDLFSVYLSLKQFKQFSLDKCMEILKIGVPMGLSIFFETSMFAVVTILISKFNITTIAAYQSALNIVAFLYMIPISISMAQTVLVGFEVGAKRYQDARAYSWLGIYLAIFIAFITGILVVLFRYQVAGLYSNETAVINVTAQFLIYALFFQISDAIQATALAALRGYKDVNLAFIMTLIAYWLICLPVGYLLSHHTGLGASGYWIGLTIGLLAAGIGLSIRLIYIQKRKFSSVQLESLIS from the coding sequence ATGTATCAGACTTTTACGATGAAGGAAAAGATAAAGCAAATTTTTGTTTTGTTAATTCCTATTTTAATTACACAGCTTGGTATGTTTTCAATGGTGTTTTTTAATACGATCATGTCAGGGAAATATAGTTCTTCCGATTTGGCTGGCGTTGCAATCGGTTCTTCCATTTGGAATCCTATTTTTACAGGCCTAAGTGGAATTCTTATGGCAGTGTCTCCAATTGCCGCACAGCGCATTGGGGAAAAGAAGAACAAGGAAGTTGCATCTGTTGTGACGCATGGAATTTACCTAGCATTTTTTATTGCGTTTTTCGTCATCTTAATTGGCTTTTTCTTTTTGGATCCCATCTTGGAAACAATGAATTTGCCGCCAAGCGTCCAACAGACAGCACATGATTATTTGACCGGACTTAGTTTCGGAATTATTCCTCTTTTTATTTACAACGTTCTGAGATCTTTTATCTATGCATTGGGAAAAACACGTGTCGTTATGGTAATTTTGTTATGCTCCCTGCCGGTTAATTTCTTTTTGAATTATGTATTGATTAATGGACATTGGGGTTTTCCAGAACTCGGTGGGGCAGGTGCTGGCTATGCTACATCCGTCACCTATTGGGTCATTGCGGGCATTACAGCTTATATTATCAAAACAAGTGATTTATTTTCGGTTTATCTCTCACTGAAACAGTTCAAGCAATTTTCTCTAGATAAATGTATGGAGATTTTGAAAATTGGAGTGCCAATGGGGCTGTCAATCTTCTTTGAAACAAGCATGTTTGCCGTTGTCACGATCTTAATCAGCAAGTTTAATATCACTACGATTGCAGCGTATCAGTCGGCCTTAAATATAGTTGCATTTCTATATATGATTCCGATTAGTATTTCCATGGCTCAGACTGTTCTCGTCGGCTTTGAAGTCGGTGCGAAGCGCTATCAGGATGCCCGCGCATATAGCTGGCTCGGTATTTACCTGGCGATTTTCATTGCATTTATAACAGGAATATTGGTCGTTCTTTTCCGTTATCAAGTGGCAGGCCTTTATTCAAACGAAACGGCTGTTATTAACGTTACAGCCCAGTTTTTGATTTATGCTTTATTCTTTCAAATCTCTGATGCCATCCAGGCAACAGCGCTTGCAGCCTTAAGAGGTTATAAGGATGTCAACCTTGCCTTTATCATGACGCTTATTGCATATTGGCTCATTTGCCTTCCAGTCGGCTATCTTTTGTCCCATCACACAGGCCTCGGAGCCTCAGGATATTGGATTGGGTTAACAATCGGGCTGCTTGCGGCAGGCATTGGATTATCTATCAGGCTAATCTATATTCAAAAAAGGAAATTTTCCAGTGTACAGCTAGAGAGTCTAATATCATAA
- a CDS encoding SdpI family protein — MKKHIFPIILIGATVIIWLLFYQQLPSEMPIHWDINGNVNGYATKSNAMLMSIALMVFIYAMMSVVPKVDPKKNNYKNFSKSYSIINILTLVVIFAINMLMLTAGLGYKVNTRLAIHLILGVLFIVLGNYMPQIKPNYFIGVKTPWTLNDEDNWKKTHRFGGRTFIISGFLFMITIFLPDRFVEDFGVPFILIILLSPLAYSYLLFRRQING, encoded by the coding sequence ATGAAAAAACATATATTTCCTATCATATTAATTGGTGCAACAGTAATTATTTGGCTTCTATTTTATCAACAGCTTCCAAGCGAAATGCCAATACACTGGGACATAAATGGTAATGTCAATGGATATGCCACCAAATCAAATGCAATGTTGATGTCAATTGCTCTCATGGTTTTCATTTATGCCATGATGTCCGTGGTTCCTAAGGTGGATCCCAAAAAAAATAATTATAAAAATTTTTCCAAAAGTTATTCCATCATAAATATATTGACATTAGTGGTGATTTTTGCAATCAATATGCTAATGCTGACGGCAGGTCTTGGTTATAAGGTGAATACACGTCTGGCTATACATTTAATCTTAGGTGTGCTCTTCATCGTACTTGGAAACTATATGCCACAAATTAAGCCAAACTATTTTATAGGTGTGAAAACACCCTGGACATTAAATGATGAAGACAATTGGAAAAAAACACATCGTTTCGGTGGAAGAACGTTTATAATAAGCGGTTTTCTCTTTATGATAACAATCTTCCTGCCAGATCGATTTGTAGAAGACTTTGGAGTTCCTTTTATTTTGATCATTCTTCTTTCTCCTCTTGCCTATTCATACTTGCTTTTCAGGAGACAAATTAATGGTTAA
- a CDS encoding autorepressor SdpR family transcription factor — MNNTFKALSDPTRRKILDLLKERDLTAGEISEHFNMTKPSISQHLKILKHADLVQDEKNGQYVIYSLNTTVFQEIISWALNFAEYQEGKGE, encoded by the coding sequence ATGAACAATACTTTTAAAGCCTTATCTGATCCAACAAGGCGAAAAATACTGGATCTTTTAAAGGAAAGGGATTTAACGGCGGGAGAAATATCCGAGCATTTTAACATGACAAAGCCGAGTATTTCGCAGCATTTAAAGATTTTAAAACACGCAGACCTTGTACAAGACGAAAAAAATGGCCAGTACGTCATATATTCTCTTAATACAACGGTCTTTCAGGAAATTATTAGCTGGGCTTTGAATTTTGCTGAATATCAAGAGGGGAAGGGTGAATGA
- a CDS encoding glutaredoxin family protein, translating into MDQHVIVYTTNDCIECEMVKKVLTQEGIPFESRNVAINPQYQKEVEKLGYLGVPVTVFRNRAVKGFTNELKEIIELASNKNGL; encoded by the coding sequence ATGGACCAACACGTAATCGTCTATACGACAAACGACTGCATCGAATGCGAAATGGTCAAAAAAGTGTTAACGCAAGAAGGAATTCCCTTTGAGTCGAGAAATGTCGCCATCAATCCACAATACCAAAAGGAAGTGGAGAAGCTGGGATATCTGGGTGTTCCAGTTACCGTATTCAGGAACCGGGCAGTAAAAGGGTTTACCAACGAACTCAAAGAAATCATCGAATTAGCTTCCAATAAAAACGGATTATAG
- a CDS encoding DUF2269 family protein, with product MLHKILLYLHISSVILSIGPFFILLPMVKKLRHPKSDVQSAYLDAFRFAVRLTKHAGHVLVVTGILLVMISGWSWKTSWIVMTILIMVSSLFFIARAFSPTIRKFADPKQDHEKAIRKLNQAVWAYIALLMLMLWFMVAKPVLW from the coding sequence ATTCTTCATAAAATACTTCTTTATTTACATATTTCCAGCGTGATTCTGTCGATTGGGCCATTCTTTATTTTGCTGCCAATGGTAAAAAAACTTCGGCATCCAAAATCAGATGTTCAATCCGCTTACCTGGATGCATTCAGATTTGCGGTCAGGCTCACGAAACATGCTGGGCATGTGTTGGTTGTAACAGGAATACTCCTTGTCATGATTAGTGGATGGTCCTGGAAAACGTCATGGATTGTGATGACGATTCTAATCATGGTCAGCTCATTATTCTTTATTGCCCGAGCATTCTCACCGACAATCCGGAAGTTTGCTGATCCAAAACAAGATCATGAGAAAGCAATTAGAAAACTTAATCAGGCAGTTTGGGCTTATATTGCGCTATTAATGCTGATGCTATGGTTCATGGTGGCAAAGCCGGTACTATGGTAA
- a CDS encoding ASCH domain-containing protein produces MTNQNENNALPEKSCSIERLVTLPEDVAKVLNGEKTATRRNGRYADVGEIMTLEGRGFVVEKVYSQSLGELTEENAKQEGYASLEDYKNSILSMHPGMPWVPQMRVWVHEFRPVQE; encoded by the coding sequence ATGACAAATCAAAATGAAAATAATGCTCTGCCCGAAAAATCATGTTCAATTGAACGCTTAGTAACATTGCCAGAGGACGTTGCAAAGGTTCTCAACGGCGAAAAAACAGCGACACGCCGAAACGGAAGATATGCTGATGTTGGTGAAATCATGACTCTTGAAGGCCGTGGATTTGTTGTGGAGAAGGTGTATTCTCAGTCTCTAGGAGAGTTGACTGAAGAAAATGCAAAGCAGGAAGGTTATGCGAGCCTGGAGGATTATAAAAATTCCATTCTCTCAATGCACCCTGGTATGCCTTGGGTTCCTCAAATGAGAGTATGGGTTCATGAATTCCGCCCAGTTCAAGAATAA
- a CDS encoding branched-chain amino acid aminotransferase encodes MLKKQITQYFADLKEMQPGADGKIEVYKEEFDYAERHQLINEEFKPRIRVNELTPVTRFGSAYIERSDKELEKFLGEESFEFLNQPIDYLKKHLHEFIYMESDWFEIIGVDAFSFEVDDVFGTYDVMLGLKIQKKYDKTLKALLNDKLQGDDTKFDLLFNNEDGLWNLNFALNNVEGFDENMTLGDAFLLIYRFVFNLAEQAEESN; translated from the coding sequence ATGTTAAAAAAACAAATTACTCAGTATTTTGCAGACTTGAAGGAGATGCAGCCGGGCGCAGATGGGAAGATTGAGGTTTATAAAGAAGAATTTGATTACGCTGAGAGGCACCAGCTGATAAACGAGGAATTTAAGCCGAGGATTCGGGTGAATGAGCTAACCCCTGTTACACGCTTTGGTTCAGCTTATATTGAGCGTTCAGATAAAGAGCTGGAGAAGTTTTTGGGAGAAGAATCCTTTGAATTTTTAAACCAGCCGATCGATTATTTAAAGAAGCATTTGCATGAATTTATTTACATGGAGTCTGACTGGTTTGAAATAATCGGTGTGGATGCTTTTTCTTTCGAGGTTGATGATGTATTTGGTACATATGATGTTATGCTTGGACTGAAGATCCAAAAGAAATACGACAAGACCCTGAAGGCTCTTCTGAATGACAAATTACAGGGCGATGATACAAAATTTGATTTGCTATTCAACAATGAAGACGGCTTATGGAATTTAAATTTTGCTCTGAACAATGTGGAAGGCTTCGATGAGAATATGACCTTGGGAGATGCATTCCTGCTAATTTACCGGTTCGTCTTCAACCTTGCTGAACAAGCAGAAGAGAGTAACTAA
- a CDS encoding SRPBCC family protein, with product MTSAKNEVIINQPIAVIWDFVKEMDNWAPLVPGYISHEKVNERQSQWTFREDVGILKKKVTMLITIKEWIEPTKVTFDLKGINENMTGKGYFLAEALDKNKTKMSGYLEMTAEGPLAGIINAVLKTSVPKKGEEMTAAISAKLMELKPTRL from the coding sequence ATGACAAGTGCAAAAAATGAAGTAATCATCAATCAGCCAATCGCGGTGATTTGGGATTTTGTAAAGGAAATGGACAATTGGGCACCCCTAGTCCCAGGATATATCAGCCATGAGAAAGTAAATGAACGCCAATCCCAATGGACGTTCCGCGAAGACGTAGGAATTCTAAAAAAGAAAGTCACCATGCTGATCACGATTAAGGAATGGATTGAGCCGACAAAGGTAACCTTTGATTTGAAGGGTATTAACGAAAACATGACAGGCAAGGGTTATTTTTTGGCAGAAGCTCTTGATAAAAATAAAACAAAAATGTCCGGATACCTGGAAATGACTGCAGAAGGGCCATTGGCTGGCATTATAAACGCTGTTTTAAAAACCTCTGTACCGAAAAAGGGAGAAGAAATGACAGCCGCCATTTCTGCCAAACTGATGGAATTGAAGCCGACGAGGTTGTAA
- a CDS encoding YndM family protein translates to MKKAIVLIIKFATGLVAFALGLNLFFKASIVDVVSFSVLVTVISYLVGDRILLKRLGKSNTIIIDFLLSYTLVWIFGSVVLDNYRQIAWGSIISATIITAGEIFIHRYMFRTLSEEQAELTRPIAANNLAYGMEIAEEQDPFKEK, encoded by the coding sequence ATGAAAAAGGCAATTGTATTAATCATAAAATTTGCAACTGGTCTGGTCGCTTTTGCATTAGGGCTGAATTTGTTTTTTAAGGCATCAATAGTCGACGTGGTATCTTTTAGTGTGCTTGTCACAGTTATTTCGTATTTAGTTGGGGACAGGATACTATTGAAGCGCCTCGGAAAATCAAATACGATCATCATCGACTTTTTGCTTTCATATACACTTGTGTGGATCTTTGGCTCAGTGGTTTTGGATAACTATAGGCAAATTGCCTGGGGCAGTATTATTTCTGCCACAATCATAACAGCAGGGGAAATTTTTATTCACCGATATATGTTTAGAACACTTTCAGAAGAGCAGGCTGAATTGACTCGGCCAATTGCTGCCAATAACCTTGCATACGGAATGGAAATTGCGGAAGAGCAGGATCCTTTTAAGGAAAAGTAG
- a CDS encoding STAS domain-containing protein — translation MEKTELDLMREEIKALKEQLKDSQQLIMDISVPIIPSIIPETILVPISGKLSPERFEMIISKIIMIPFDEINTVIFDFTSISKNEIGEIDVFGHYIQNLTNTLSLIGVQTMYVGFTPIVTQNLINSGLTLVKDLNTFLSFKQALQYLMKEKGLELQSVK, via the coding sequence ATGGAAAAAACAGAGTTAGACCTTATGAGAGAAGAAATCAAAGCACTAAAAGAACAGTTAAAAGATAGTCAACAGCTAATAATGGATATTTCTGTACCCATTATTCCTTCGATAATTCCTGAGACCATACTGGTACCGATTTCAGGGAAGTTATCTCCTGAACGATTCGAAATGATTATTTCAAAAATTATCATGATTCCTTTTGATGAGATCAATACAGTAATCTTTGATTTTACCTCCATTTCCAAAAATGAAATAGGGGAAATAGATGTTTTCGGACATTATATTCAAAACCTGACGAATACATTAAGCTTGATTGGTGTCCAAACGATGTACGTAGGGTTTACGCCGATTGTCACTCAGAATTTAATTAATTCGGGATTAACGTTAGTAAAAGATTTAAATACCTTCTTATCCTTTAAGCAAGCACTTCAATATTTAATGAAAGAGAAGGGCTTAGAACTGCAAAGCGTGAAATGA
- a CDS encoding glycosyltransferase produces MNLNLKEWVNLKKQILKFSLLLMSIAFLFTSVDARAEMKATQQKHCISSKEVKLQRSMSKLWIDHTIWTRSYIVSALSGLEDQNKVLERLLQNQVDIGNAIKPYYGDAAGNKLAGLLKEHILIAGKVVEAAKSGNQENLKKFIAEWYKNADDIALFLSKANPYWPNNQLKELLYTHLKLLTDQVVARIKKDWNAEIRAYDVGENHILKLAEALSKGIIKQFPKKFK; encoded by the coding sequence ATGAATTTGAATTTAAAGGAGTGGGTTAATTTGAAAAAGCAAATCCTAAAATTCTCGCTATTATTAATGTCCATAGCTTTCTTGTTTACATCAGTTGATGCGAGGGCAGAAATGAAAGCAACTCAACAAAAACATTGCATTAGCTCGAAGGAAGTCAAGCTGCAACGTTCAATGAGTAAGCTGTGGATCGACCATACGATCTGGACAAGAAGTTATATTGTCAGTGCGTTATCCGGATTGGAAGATCAGAATAAGGTGCTGGAAAGATTGCTGCAAAATCAGGTTGATATCGGAAATGCAATCAAACCCTATTATGGTGACGCAGCAGGAAACAAGCTGGCAGGATTGTTAAAAGAACACATCCTGATTGCTGGAAAAGTGGTGGAGGCAGCAAAAAGCGGAAACCAGGAAAATCTGAAAAAATTCATTGCCGAATGGTACAAAAATGCTGATGATATCGCTCTGTTTCTAAGCAAGGCAAATCCATATTGGCCGAATAACCAATTAAAAGAATTGCTTTACACCCATCTAAAATTGCTAACTGATCAGGTTGTCGCAAGAATAAAGAAGGATTGGAACGCTGAAATCAGAGCATATGATGTGGGAGAGAATCATATTCTTAAACTGGCAGAAGCCCTATCAAAAGGAATCATAAAGCAATTTCCAAAAAAGTTTAAATAA
- the thiW gene encoding energy coupling factor transporter S component ThiW: MRKTQKLTLTAMFIAIGTLTSNLFFIPVGFAKVFPIQHFINVLSAVLLGPYYAVAQALCVSVLRNLLGTGSIFAFPGSMIGAFLAAILFKKTGKLLMAFAGEVLGTGILGAMTCYPISTLLLGKEATLFGFIPAFIFSSFAGATIGYIILKIFIKRTSIFPAYEKQANH, encoded by the coding sequence ATGCGCAAAACACAAAAACTGACACTGACGGCGATGTTTATCGCTATCGGCACTTTAACCAGCAATTTATTTTTCATTCCTGTAGGGTTTGCAAAGGTTTTTCCAATCCAGCATTTTATCAATGTTCTATCTGCCGTACTGCTTGGCCCATATTATGCAGTTGCACAGGCACTTTGTGTTTCTGTTCTTAGAAACCTGCTTGGTACCGGTTCGATTTTCGCCTTCCCGGGAAGTATGATAGGTGCTTTCTTAGCAGCGATTTTGTTTAAGAAAACTGGCAAATTGCTAATGGCCTTTGCTGGTGAAGTATTGGGAACTGGCATTTTAGGTGCGATGACTTGTTATCCCATTTCCACGCTTCTGCTTGGTAAAGAAGCTACGTTATTCGGTTTCATTCCCGCGTTTATTTTCAGCTCTTTTGCGGGCGCAACGATTGGATATATCATCCTAAAGATTTTTATAAAAAGAACTTCAATTTTTCCGGCCTACGAAAAACAGGCGAATCACTAA